A portion of the Rhinolophus sinicus isolate RSC01 linkage group LG03, ASM3656204v1, whole genome shotgun sequence genome contains these proteins:
- the PML gene encoding protein PML isoform X1, translated as MQQEPAPARSSGPQQDPALPHTSTMPTPEPLSAGQQRSSGHSPTEQATEEDFQFLRCQGCRAEAKCPKLLPCLHTLCSGCLEVPSMRCPICKVPQPAGAHGPALDNVFFESLQRRLSVYRQIATAQAVCTRCRESADFWCFECEQLLCAKCFEAHQWFLKHEARPLAELRSQSVCDFLDSTRKSNNIFCSNPTHRTPELTSIYCRGCSKPLCCTCALLDSAHSDLKCGIGVEIQQRQEELDSMTHALQEQDQAFGAMQAQMNSSIGRLARMRTDTEELIRARVRQIIEHARAQESLLLEAVNERYQRDYGEIAGQMGHMEAVLQRIHTGSALVQRMKRYASDQEVLEMHTFLRDALSRLQQEKPQDLQAAVRTDSFDEFRGCLQDLISCITQRTDAAPPRRANPEVASSPRDPSAVDLPERTQMAQAQPVGLAESQPVAVVQSVPGAHPMPVYAYSIKDPSRREEFSNTATSQKRKSCQTDSPRKVIKMESEAEKEARLAQSSPEQPRPSTSKAVSPPHLDEPTSPKTPTVGNEVLLLNSNHTTGDSEEAGHMSPTQSTGLQGVPQENREWGRQQASPAGPNAAPQPLSEERVVVISSDDSDAENQHAEPTETDVPHSPPAHSLLRAPGASHPSRASHLPRGTCHPPSRPPHRPAEEAVIPDAESASQPAGHQEHDAIHRGASGLSRRVQRAIRLRHVFRLPLNMHCAPMWTCPSLATIPAITGPPNHPANPQESPAHLQRASDQPRRARRARRSRGLSLRGSPHLTQWLNNVFTLPLSSVAPQPDASVRGYRAGGRALQTLGAEVFPQDSDRTPLGNPQIQVPLEVLPPRPPENPLTSPDTAHTSL; from the exons ATGCAGCAGGAGCCGGCACCCGCCCGATCATCCGGGCCCCAGCAGGACCCCGCACTGCCCCACACGTCCACCATGCCTACCCCGGAGCCCCTCTCCGCAGGCCAGCAGCGCAGCTCCGGCCACAGCCCCACAGAG caaGCGACGGAGGAGGACTTCCAGTTCCTGCGCTGCCAGGGCTGCCGGGCCGAAGCCAAGTGCCCTAAGCTGCTGCCTTGTCTGCACACGCTGTGTTCAGGATGCCTGGAAGTGCCCAGCATGCGGTGCCCTATCTGTAAGGTGCCCCAGCCCGCAGGCGCTCACGGGCCGGCCCTGGATAACGTCTTCTTCGAGAGCCTGCAGCGGCGCCTGTCGGTGTACCGGCAGATCGCTACTGCACAGGCCGTGTGCACCCGCTGCAGAGAGTCGGCCGACTTCTGGTGCTTCGAGTGCGAGCAGCTCCTCTGCGCCAAGTGCTTCGAGGCGCACCAGTGGTTCCTCAAGCACGAGGCCCGGCCCCTGGCCGAGCTCCGCAGCCAGTCGGTGTGCGACTTCCTGGACAGCACGCGCAAGTCCAACAACATCTTCTGCTCCAACCCCACCCACCGCACCCCTGAGCTGACAAG CATCTACTGCCGAGGCTGCTCCAAGCCACTGTGCTGCACATGCGCACTTCTGGATAGCGCCCACAGCGACCTCAAGTGCGGCATCGGCGTGGAGATCCAGCAGCGGCAGGAGGAGCTGGACAGCATGACGCATGCGCTGCAGGAGCAGGACCAAGCCTTCGGTGCGATGCAGGCGCAGATGAACTCCAGCATCGGCCGGCTGGCGCGCATGCGTACTGACACGGAGGAGCTGATCCGCGCGCGTGTGCGCCAAATAATAGAGCACGCACGGGCACAGGAGAGCTTGCTCCTGGAGGCAGTGAACGAGCGGTACCAACGCGACTACGGCGAGATTGCGGGCCAGATGGGCCACATGGAGGCTGTGCTGCAGCGCATCCACACGGGCAGCGCTCTGGTGCAAAGGATGAAGCGCTACGCCTCGGACCAGGAGGTGCTAGAGATGCACACCTTCCTACGGGACGCGCTCAGCCGCCTGCAGCAGGAGAAGCCCCAGGACCTGCAGGCCGCCGTGCGCACCGACAGCTTCGACGAATTCAGGGGGTGCCTGCAGGACCTCATCTCTTGCATCACCCAGAGGACAG ATGCAGCTCCACCGAGGAGAGCCAACCCAGAGGTTGCCAGCAGTCCCAGGGACCCTTCTGCTGTTGACCTG CCAGAGAGGACACAGATGGCTCAGGCACAGCCAGTGGGGCTGGCTGAGTCCCAGCCTGTGGCCGTGGTGCAGTCGGTGCCTGGGGCACACCCTATGCCTGTGTATGCCTACTCCATCAAAGACCCCTCCCGCAGAGAG GAGTTCTCCAACACAGCCACATCACAAAAGAGGAAGTCCTGCCAAACCGACAGCCCCAGGAAGGTTATCAAGATGGAGTCTGAGGCGGAGAAGGAGGCCAGGTTGGCCCAGAGCTCCCCTGAGCAGCCCAGGCCCAGCACCTCCAAGGCAGTCTCGCCACCCCACCTGGACGAGCCCACCAGCCCCAAGACCCCCACCGTAGGAAATGAGGTCTTACTGCTCAACAGCAACCATACAACTGGCGACTCTGAGGAGGCAG GGCACATGTCACCCACCCAGTCCACGGGCCTACAAGGAGTCCCACAGGAGAACCGTGAGTGGGGGAGGCAGCAGGCATCCCCAGCAGGGCCGAATGCTGCCCCCCAGCCCCTTTCCGAGGAGCGTGTTGTGGTGATCAGCTCAGACGACTCCGATGCTGAAAACCAG CACGCGGAGCCCACGGAGACCGATGTGCCACACTCCCCGCCAGCCCACTCCCTGCTGAGAGCTCCAGGAGCATCCCACCCCAGCCGGGCCTCCCATCTGCCCCGTGGCACATGCCACCCCCCGTCTCGGCCTCCCCACCGTCCCGCCGAGGAGGCTGTCATCCCCGATGCCGAGTCTGCCAGCCAGCCTGCCGGACACCAGGAGCACGATGCCATCCATCGTGGGGCCAGCGGCCTGTCTCGGCGAGTGCAAAGAGCCATCCGCCTTCGCCATGTCTTCCGCTTGCCGCTCAATATGCATTGTGCCCCCATGTGGACTTGTCCTTCCCTTGCTACCATCCCTGCCATCACAGGGCCTCCCAACCATCCTGCCAACCCCCAGGAGTCTCCTGCCCACCTCCAAAGGGCCAGTGACCAACCCCGCCGGGCACGAAGGGCAAGGCGGTCCCGCGGTCTCTCCCTCCGAGGATCCCCCCATTTAACCCAGTGGCTCAACAACGTCTTCActcttcctctgtcctctgtggCTCCCCAGCCTGATGCCTCTGTTAGGGGGTacagggcaggaggcagagctcTCCAGACCCTTGGGGCAGAAGTCTTCCCCCAGGATTCTGACAGAACCCCCTTGGGGAATCCCCAGATCCAGGTACCACTGGAAGTCCTGCCACCCCGCCCTCCAGAGAATCCCCTCACCAGCCCAGACACCGCTCATACAAGCCTCTGA
- the PML gene encoding protein PML isoform X5: protein MQQEPAPARSSGPQQDPALPHTSTMPTPEPLSAGQQRSSGHSPTEQATEEDFQFLRCQGCRAEAKCPKLLPCLHTLCSGCLEVPSMRCPICKVPQPAGAHGPALDNVFFESLQRRLSVYRQIATAQAVCTRCRESADFWCFECEQLLCAKCFEAHQWFLKHEARPLAELRSQSVCDFLDSTRKSNNIFCSNPTHRTPELTSIYCRGCSKPLCCTCALLDSAHSDLKCGIGVEIQQRQEELDSMTHALQEQDQAFGAMQAQMNSSIGRLARMRTDTEELIRARVRQIIEHARAQESLLLEAVNERYQRDYGEIAGQMGHMEAVLQRIHTGSALVQRMKRYASDQEVLEMHTFLRDALSRLQQEKPQDLQAAVRTDSFDEFRGCLQDLISCITQRTDAAPPRRANPEVASSPRDPSAVDLPERTQMAQAQPVGLAESQPVAVVQSVPGAHPMPVYAYSIKDPSRREEFSNTATSQKRKSCQTDSPRKVIKMESEAEKEARLAQSSPEQPRPSTSKAVSPPHLDEPTSPKTPTVGNEVLLLNSNHTTGDSEEAGREGTCHPPSPRAYKESHRRTVSGGGSRHPQQGRMLPPSPFPRSVLW from the exons ATGCAGCAGGAGCCGGCACCCGCCCGATCATCCGGGCCCCAGCAGGACCCCGCACTGCCCCACACGTCCACCATGCCTACCCCGGAGCCCCTCTCCGCAGGCCAGCAGCGCAGCTCCGGCCACAGCCCCACAGAG caaGCGACGGAGGAGGACTTCCAGTTCCTGCGCTGCCAGGGCTGCCGGGCCGAAGCCAAGTGCCCTAAGCTGCTGCCTTGTCTGCACACGCTGTGTTCAGGATGCCTGGAAGTGCCCAGCATGCGGTGCCCTATCTGTAAGGTGCCCCAGCCCGCAGGCGCTCACGGGCCGGCCCTGGATAACGTCTTCTTCGAGAGCCTGCAGCGGCGCCTGTCGGTGTACCGGCAGATCGCTACTGCACAGGCCGTGTGCACCCGCTGCAGAGAGTCGGCCGACTTCTGGTGCTTCGAGTGCGAGCAGCTCCTCTGCGCCAAGTGCTTCGAGGCGCACCAGTGGTTCCTCAAGCACGAGGCCCGGCCCCTGGCCGAGCTCCGCAGCCAGTCGGTGTGCGACTTCCTGGACAGCACGCGCAAGTCCAACAACATCTTCTGCTCCAACCCCACCCACCGCACCCCTGAGCTGACAAG CATCTACTGCCGAGGCTGCTCCAAGCCACTGTGCTGCACATGCGCACTTCTGGATAGCGCCCACAGCGACCTCAAGTGCGGCATCGGCGTGGAGATCCAGCAGCGGCAGGAGGAGCTGGACAGCATGACGCATGCGCTGCAGGAGCAGGACCAAGCCTTCGGTGCGATGCAGGCGCAGATGAACTCCAGCATCGGCCGGCTGGCGCGCATGCGTACTGACACGGAGGAGCTGATCCGCGCGCGTGTGCGCCAAATAATAGAGCACGCACGGGCACAGGAGAGCTTGCTCCTGGAGGCAGTGAACGAGCGGTACCAACGCGACTACGGCGAGATTGCGGGCCAGATGGGCCACATGGAGGCTGTGCTGCAGCGCATCCACACGGGCAGCGCTCTGGTGCAAAGGATGAAGCGCTACGCCTCGGACCAGGAGGTGCTAGAGATGCACACCTTCCTACGGGACGCGCTCAGCCGCCTGCAGCAGGAGAAGCCCCAGGACCTGCAGGCCGCCGTGCGCACCGACAGCTTCGACGAATTCAGGGGGTGCCTGCAGGACCTCATCTCTTGCATCACCCAGAGGACAG ATGCAGCTCCACCGAGGAGAGCCAACCCAGAGGTTGCCAGCAGTCCCAGGGACCCTTCTGCTGTTGACCTG CCAGAGAGGACACAGATGGCTCAGGCACAGCCAGTGGGGCTGGCTGAGTCCCAGCCTGTGGCCGTGGTGCAGTCGGTGCCTGGGGCACACCCTATGCCTGTGTATGCCTACTCCATCAAAGACCCCTCCCGCAGAGAG GAGTTCTCCAACACAGCCACATCACAAAAGAGGAAGTCCTGCCAAACCGACAGCCCCAGGAAGGTTATCAAGATGGAGTCTGAGGCGGAGAAGGAGGCCAGGTTGGCCCAGAGCTCCCCTGAGCAGCCCAGGCCCAGCACCTCCAAGGCAGTCTCGCCACCCCACCTGGACGAGCCCACCAGCCCCAAGACCCCCACCGTAGGAAATGAGGTCTTACTGCTCAACAGCAACCATACAACTGGCGACTCTGAGGAGGCAGGTAGGGAG GGCACATGTCACCCACCCAGTCCACGGGCCTACAAGGAGTCCCACAGGAGAACCGTGAGTGGGGGAGGCAGCAGGCATCCCCAGCAGGGCCGAATGCTGCCCCCCAGCCCCTTTCCGAGGAGCGTGTTGTGGTGA
- the PML gene encoding protein PML isoform X3, with amino-acid sequence MQQEPAPARSSGPQQDPALPHTSTMPTPEPLSAGQQRSSGHSPTEQATEEDFQFLRCQGCRAEAKCPKLLPCLHTLCSGCLEVPSMRCPICKVPQPAGAHGPALDNVFFESLQRRLSVYRQIATAQAVCTRCRESADFWCFECEQLLCAKCFEAHQWFLKHEARPLAELRSQSVCDFLDSTRKSNNIFCSNPTHRTPELTSIYCRGCSKPLCCTCALLDSAHSDLKCGIGVEIQQRQEELDSMTHALQEQDQAFGAMQAQMNSSIGRLARMRTDTEELIRARVRQIIEHARAQESLLLEAVNERYQRDYGEIAGQMGHMEAVLQRIHTGSALVQRMKRYASDQEVLEMHTFLRDALSRLQQEKPQDLQAAVRTDSFDEFRGCLQDLISCITQRTDAAPPRRANPEVASSPRDPSAVDLPERTQMAQAQPVGLAESQPVAVVQSVPGAHPMPVYAYSIKDPSRREEFSNTATSQKRKSCQTDSPRKVIKMESEAEKEARLAQSSPEQPRPSTSKAVSPPHLDEPTSPKTPTVGNEVLLLNSNHTTGDSEEAGHMSPTQSTGLQGVPQENREWGRQQASPAGPNAAPQPLSEERVVVISSDDSDAENQSFRELDDSSSESSDLQLEGSSSLRVLDDSLASPQAEDRPLVFFDLKIDNEKD; translated from the exons ATGCAGCAGGAGCCGGCACCCGCCCGATCATCCGGGCCCCAGCAGGACCCCGCACTGCCCCACACGTCCACCATGCCTACCCCGGAGCCCCTCTCCGCAGGCCAGCAGCGCAGCTCCGGCCACAGCCCCACAGAG caaGCGACGGAGGAGGACTTCCAGTTCCTGCGCTGCCAGGGCTGCCGGGCCGAAGCCAAGTGCCCTAAGCTGCTGCCTTGTCTGCACACGCTGTGTTCAGGATGCCTGGAAGTGCCCAGCATGCGGTGCCCTATCTGTAAGGTGCCCCAGCCCGCAGGCGCTCACGGGCCGGCCCTGGATAACGTCTTCTTCGAGAGCCTGCAGCGGCGCCTGTCGGTGTACCGGCAGATCGCTACTGCACAGGCCGTGTGCACCCGCTGCAGAGAGTCGGCCGACTTCTGGTGCTTCGAGTGCGAGCAGCTCCTCTGCGCCAAGTGCTTCGAGGCGCACCAGTGGTTCCTCAAGCACGAGGCCCGGCCCCTGGCCGAGCTCCGCAGCCAGTCGGTGTGCGACTTCCTGGACAGCACGCGCAAGTCCAACAACATCTTCTGCTCCAACCCCACCCACCGCACCCCTGAGCTGACAAG CATCTACTGCCGAGGCTGCTCCAAGCCACTGTGCTGCACATGCGCACTTCTGGATAGCGCCCACAGCGACCTCAAGTGCGGCATCGGCGTGGAGATCCAGCAGCGGCAGGAGGAGCTGGACAGCATGACGCATGCGCTGCAGGAGCAGGACCAAGCCTTCGGTGCGATGCAGGCGCAGATGAACTCCAGCATCGGCCGGCTGGCGCGCATGCGTACTGACACGGAGGAGCTGATCCGCGCGCGTGTGCGCCAAATAATAGAGCACGCACGGGCACAGGAGAGCTTGCTCCTGGAGGCAGTGAACGAGCGGTACCAACGCGACTACGGCGAGATTGCGGGCCAGATGGGCCACATGGAGGCTGTGCTGCAGCGCATCCACACGGGCAGCGCTCTGGTGCAAAGGATGAAGCGCTACGCCTCGGACCAGGAGGTGCTAGAGATGCACACCTTCCTACGGGACGCGCTCAGCCGCCTGCAGCAGGAGAAGCCCCAGGACCTGCAGGCCGCCGTGCGCACCGACAGCTTCGACGAATTCAGGGGGTGCCTGCAGGACCTCATCTCTTGCATCACCCAGAGGACAG ATGCAGCTCCACCGAGGAGAGCCAACCCAGAGGTTGCCAGCAGTCCCAGGGACCCTTCTGCTGTTGACCTG CCAGAGAGGACACAGATGGCTCAGGCACAGCCAGTGGGGCTGGCTGAGTCCCAGCCTGTGGCCGTGGTGCAGTCGGTGCCTGGGGCACACCCTATGCCTGTGTATGCCTACTCCATCAAAGACCCCTCCCGCAGAGAG GAGTTCTCCAACACAGCCACATCACAAAAGAGGAAGTCCTGCCAAACCGACAGCCCCAGGAAGGTTATCAAGATGGAGTCTGAGGCGGAGAAGGAGGCCAGGTTGGCCCAGAGCTCCCCTGAGCAGCCCAGGCCCAGCACCTCCAAGGCAGTCTCGCCACCCCACCTGGACGAGCCCACCAGCCCCAAGACCCCCACCGTAGGAAATGAGGTCTTACTGCTCAACAGCAACCATACAACTGGCGACTCTGAGGAGGCAG GGCACATGTCACCCACCCAGTCCACGGGCCTACAAGGAGTCCCACAGGAGAACCGTGAGTGGGGGAGGCAGCAGGCATCCCCAGCAGGGCCGAATGCTGCCCCCCAGCCCCTTTCCGAGGAGCGTGTTGTGGTGATCAGCTCAGACGACTCCGATGCTGAAAACCAG
- the PML gene encoding protein PML isoform X4, whose amino-acid sequence MQQEPAPARSSGPQQDPALPHTSTMPTPEPLSAGQQRSSGHSPTEQATEEDFQFLRCQGCRAEAKCPKLLPCLHTLCSGCLEVPSMRCPICKVPQPAGAHGPALDNVFFESLQRRLSVYRQIATAQAVCTRCRESADFWCFECEQLLCAKCFEAHQWFLKHEARPLAELRSQSVCDFLDSTRKSNNIFCSNPTHRTPELTSIYCRGCSKPLCCTCALLDSAHSDLKCGIGVEIQQRQEELDSMTHALQEQDQAFGAMQAQMNSSIGRLARMRTDTEELIRARVRQIIEHARAQESLLLEAVNERYQRDYGEIAGQMGHMEAVLQRIHTGSALVQRMKRYASDQEVLEMHTFLRDALSRLQQEKPQDLQAAVRTDSFDEFRGCLQDLISCITQRTDAAPPRRANPEVASSPRDPSAVDLPERTQMAQAQPVGLAESQPVAVVQSVPGAHPMPVYAYSIKDPSRREEFSNTATSQKRKSCQTDSPRKVIKMESEAEKEARLAQSSPEQPRPSTSKAVSPPHLDEPTSPKTPTVGNEVLLLNSNHTTGDSEEAGHMSPTQSTGLQGVPQENREWGRQQASPAGPNAAPQPLSEERVVVISSDDSDAENQPTPC is encoded by the exons ATGCAGCAGGAGCCGGCACCCGCCCGATCATCCGGGCCCCAGCAGGACCCCGCACTGCCCCACACGTCCACCATGCCTACCCCGGAGCCCCTCTCCGCAGGCCAGCAGCGCAGCTCCGGCCACAGCCCCACAGAG caaGCGACGGAGGAGGACTTCCAGTTCCTGCGCTGCCAGGGCTGCCGGGCCGAAGCCAAGTGCCCTAAGCTGCTGCCTTGTCTGCACACGCTGTGTTCAGGATGCCTGGAAGTGCCCAGCATGCGGTGCCCTATCTGTAAGGTGCCCCAGCCCGCAGGCGCTCACGGGCCGGCCCTGGATAACGTCTTCTTCGAGAGCCTGCAGCGGCGCCTGTCGGTGTACCGGCAGATCGCTACTGCACAGGCCGTGTGCACCCGCTGCAGAGAGTCGGCCGACTTCTGGTGCTTCGAGTGCGAGCAGCTCCTCTGCGCCAAGTGCTTCGAGGCGCACCAGTGGTTCCTCAAGCACGAGGCCCGGCCCCTGGCCGAGCTCCGCAGCCAGTCGGTGTGCGACTTCCTGGACAGCACGCGCAAGTCCAACAACATCTTCTGCTCCAACCCCACCCACCGCACCCCTGAGCTGACAAG CATCTACTGCCGAGGCTGCTCCAAGCCACTGTGCTGCACATGCGCACTTCTGGATAGCGCCCACAGCGACCTCAAGTGCGGCATCGGCGTGGAGATCCAGCAGCGGCAGGAGGAGCTGGACAGCATGACGCATGCGCTGCAGGAGCAGGACCAAGCCTTCGGTGCGATGCAGGCGCAGATGAACTCCAGCATCGGCCGGCTGGCGCGCATGCGTACTGACACGGAGGAGCTGATCCGCGCGCGTGTGCGCCAAATAATAGAGCACGCACGGGCACAGGAGAGCTTGCTCCTGGAGGCAGTGAACGAGCGGTACCAACGCGACTACGGCGAGATTGCGGGCCAGATGGGCCACATGGAGGCTGTGCTGCAGCGCATCCACACGGGCAGCGCTCTGGTGCAAAGGATGAAGCGCTACGCCTCGGACCAGGAGGTGCTAGAGATGCACACCTTCCTACGGGACGCGCTCAGCCGCCTGCAGCAGGAGAAGCCCCAGGACCTGCAGGCCGCCGTGCGCACCGACAGCTTCGACGAATTCAGGGGGTGCCTGCAGGACCTCATCTCTTGCATCACCCAGAGGACAG ATGCAGCTCCACCGAGGAGAGCCAACCCAGAGGTTGCCAGCAGTCCCAGGGACCCTTCTGCTGTTGACCTG CCAGAGAGGACACAGATGGCTCAGGCACAGCCAGTGGGGCTGGCTGAGTCCCAGCCTGTGGCCGTGGTGCAGTCGGTGCCTGGGGCACACCCTATGCCTGTGTATGCCTACTCCATCAAAGACCCCTCCCGCAGAGAG GAGTTCTCCAACACAGCCACATCACAAAAGAGGAAGTCCTGCCAAACCGACAGCCCCAGGAAGGTTATCAAGATGGAGTCTGAGGCGGAGAAGGAGGCCAGGTTGGCCCAGAGCTCCCCTGAGCAGCCCAGGCCCAGCACCTCCAAGGCAGTCTCGCCACCCCACCTGGACGAGCCCACCAGCCCCAAGACCCCCACCGTAGGAAATGAGGTCTTACTGCTCAACAGCAACCATACAACTGGCGACTCTGAGGAGGCAG GGCACATGTCACCCACCCAGTCCACGGGCCTACAAGGAGTCCCACAGGAGAACCGTGAGTGGGGGAGGCAGCAGGCATCCCCAGCAGGGCCGAATGCTGCCCCCCAGCCCCTTTCCGAGGAGCGTGTTGTGGTGATCAGCTCAGACGACTCCGATGCTGAAAACCAG CCCACTCCCTGCTGA
- the PML gene encoding protein PML isoform X6, which produces MQQEPAPARSSGPQQDPALPHTSTMPTPEPLSAGQQRSSGHSPTEQATEEDFQFLRCQGCRAEAKCPKLLPCLHTLCSGCLEVPSMRCPICKVPQPAGAHGPALDNVFFESLQRRLSVYRQIATAQAVCTRCRESADFWCFECEQLLCAKCFEAHQWFLKHEARPLAELRSQSVCDFLDSTRKSNNIFCSNPTHRTPELTSIYCRGCSKPLCCTCALLDSAHSDLKCGIGVEIQQRQEELDSMTHALQEQDQAFGAMQAQMNSSIGRLARMRTDTEELIRARVRQIIEHARAQESLLLEAVNERYQRDYGEIAGQMGHMEAVLQRIHTGSALVQRMKRYASDQEVLEMHTFLRDALSRLQQEKPQDLQAAVRTDSFDEFRGCLQDLISCITQRTDAAPPRRANPEVASSPRDPSAVDLPERTQMAQAQPVGLAESQPVAVVQSVPGAHPMPVYAYSIKDPSRREEFSNTATSQKRKSCQTDSPRKVIKMESEAEKEARLAQSSPEQPRPSTSKAVSPPHLDEPTSPKTPTVGNEVLLLNSNHTTGDSEEGTCHPPSPRAYKESHRRTVSGGGSRHPQQGRMLPPSPFPRSVLW; this is translated from the exons ATGCAGCAGGAGCCGGCACCCGCCCGATCATCCGGGCCCCAGCAGGACCCCGCACTGCCCCACACGTCCACCATGCCTACCCCGGAGCCCCTCTCCGCAGGCCAGCAGCGCAGCTCCGGCCACAGCCCCACAGAG caaGCGACGGAGGAGGACTTCCAGTTCCTGCGCTGCCAGGGCTGCCGGGCCGAAGCCAAGTGCCCTAAGCTGCTGCCTTGTCTGCACACGCTGTGTTCAGGATGCCTGGAAGTGCCCAGCATGCGGTGCCCTATCTGTAAGGTGCCCCAGCCCGCAGGCGCTCACGGGCCGGCCCTGGATAACGTCTTCTTCGAGAGCCTGCAGCGGCGCCTGTCGGTGTACCGGCAGATCGCTACTGCACAGGCCGTGTGCACCCGCTGCAGAGAGTCGGCCGACTTCTGGTGCTTCGAGTGCGAGCAGCTCCTCTGCGCCAAGTGCTTCGAGGCGCACCAGTGGTTCCTCAAGCACGAGGCCCGGCCCCTGGCCGAGCTCCGCAGCCAGTCGGTGTGCGACTTCCTGGACAGCACGCGCAAGTCCAACAACATCTTCTGCTCCAACCCCACCCACCGCACCCCTGAGCTGACAAG CATCTACTGCCGAGGCTGCTCCAAGCCACTGTGCTGCACATGCGCACTTCTGGATAGCGCCCACAGCGACCTCAAGTGCGGCATCGGCGTGGAGATCCAGCAGCGGCAGGAGGAGCTGGACAGCATGACGCATGCGCTGCAGGAGCAGGACCAAGCCTTCGGTGCGATGCAGGCGCAGATGAACTCCAGCATCGGCCGGCTGGCGCGCATGCGTACTGACACGGAGGAGCTGATCCGCGCGCGTGTGCGCCAAATAATAGAGCACGCACGGGCACAGGAGAGCTTGCTCCTGGAGGCAGTGAACGAGCGGTACCAACGCGACTACGGCGAGATTGCGGGCCAGATGGGCCACATGGAGGCTGTGCTGCAGCGCATCCACACGGGCAGCGCTCTGGTGCAAAGGATGAAGCGCTACGCCTCGGACCAGGAGGTGCTAGAGATGCACACCTTCCTACGGGACGCGCTCAGCCGCCTGCAGCAGGAGAAGCCCCAGGACCTGCAGGCCGCCGTGCGCACCGACAGCTTCGACGAATTCAGGGGGTGCCTGCAGGACCTCATCTCTTGCATCACCCAGAGGACAG ATGCAGCTCCACCGAGGAGAGCCAACCCAGAGGTTGCCAGCAGTCCCAGGGACCCTTCTGCTGTTGACCTG CCAGAGAGGACACAGATGGCTCAGGCACAGCCAGTGGGGCTGGCTGAGTCCCAGCCTGTGGCCGTGGTGCAGTCGGTGCCTGGGGCACACCCTATGCCTGTGTATGCCTACTCCATCAAAGACCCCTCCCGCAGAGAG GAGTTCTCCAACACAGCCACATCACAAAAGAGGAAGTCCTGCCAAACCGACAGCCCCAGGAAGGTTATCAAGATGGAGTCTGAGGCGGAGAAGGAGGCCAGGTTGGCCCAGAGCTCCCCTGAGCAGCCCAGGCCCAGCACCTCCAAGGCAGTCTCGCCACCCCACCTGGACGAGCCCACCAGCCCCAAGACCCCCACCGTAGGAAATGAGGTCTTACTGCTCAACAGCAACCATACAACTGGCGACTCTGAGGAG GGCACATGTCACCCACCCAGTCCACGGGCCTACAAGGAGTCCCACAGGAGAACCGTGAGTGGGGGAGGCAGCAGGCATCCCCAGCAGGGCCGAATGCTGCCCCCCAGCCCCTTTCCGAGGAGCGTGTTGTGGTGA